A single region of the Parasphingorhabdus litoris DSM 22379 genome encodes:
- a CDS encoding VOC family protein — protein MNTEHRPFHLAFPVDDLPAARQFYGEVLGCAEGRSSDCWIDFNLYGHQIVTHLDPDAKRHKRTNPVDGENVPVPHFGVVLTPDQWDALAERLQQHGTEFVIAPTVRFRGEVGEQATMFFLDPSGNALEFKAFANDDQLFATH, from the coding sequence TTGAACACTGAACATCGACCATTTCATCTCGCCTTTCCGGTCGACGACTTACCTGCTGCAAGGCAATTTTACGGCGAAGTGCTGGGTTGTGCAGAGGGCAGAAGCAGCGACTGCTGGATCGATTTCAATCTTTATGGCCATCAGATTGTTACCCATCTCGATCCCGATGCAAAGCGGCACAAAAGGACCAATCCCGTGGATGGCGAGAATGTTCCCGTGCCGCATTTTGGCGTCGTCCTGACACCAGATCAATGGGATGCATTGGCAGAAAGGCTGCAACAACATGGGACCGAATTTGTCATTGCGCCCACGGTTCGTTTTCGCGGCGAAGTCGGGGAACAGGCGACCATGTTCTTTCTCGACCCCAGCGGCAATGCATTGGAGTTCAAAGCTTTTGCCAATGATGATCAGCTATTCGCGACGCACTAG
- the lnt gene encoding apolipoprotein N-acyltransferase produces the protein MPILTNLFHKYPFWLSLFAGALSATGFAPLGLWPLSLLALALWIAIVDSLESRKAAFYSGWLFGLGHFVVGLNWIAKAFTFQAAMPEWLGYIAVVLLSLYLAVYPALTALGAWLLGKGRPVAFILAFAGFWIITEWLRSWVFSGFIWNPLGVIAVDARHALSARSIGTYGLSGVVIAVAGLVGSAIGGIITLQWRIIVRRAFDLAIIAIGAGTLAWIGSGDDLPNEGEQPDITVVQPNIGQQDKWQAGYEEQNLAKLAGLTVRPEEEPRILFWPEAAIPDYLETGYPRRYYYGRPPEMVRAQLTGLMKPGDILVLGALKLEFGDTGAPDERRAIGARNSVFAMDADQNLLGRYDKSHLVPYGEYLPMRPLLSAIGLSRLAPGDFDFWPGPGPQSLEVGPFGKAGLQVCYEIIFSGQVVDQTNRPDFIFNPSNDAWFGAWGPPQHLAQAQLRAIEEGLPIIRSTPTGISAVITSKGKIVEHIPMGQAGRIDTKLPSPENPTLFARHGNILPLGLALILLICAIAIRLRAR, from the coding sequence GTGCCTATTCTGACCAACTTATTTCACAAATATCCGTTCTGGCTGTCTCTTTTTGCGGGCGCGCTATCCGCAACCGGATTCGCGCCCTTGGGCCTATGGCCGCTCAGCTTGCTGGCACTCGCCTTATGGATCGCGATTGTAGATAGCCTCGAAAGCCGGAAGGCAGCTTTCTATTCAGGCTGGCTATTTGGTCTGGGGCATTTTGTTGTCGGGCTCAATTGGATTGCCAAGGCCTTTACCTTTCAGGCGGCAATGCCCGAATGGCTTGGCTATATTGCAGTGGTTCTGCTGTCCCTCTATTTGGCCGTTTATCCGGCATTGACAGCATTGGGCGCCTGGCTTTTGGGCAAGGGCAGGCCGGTTGCCTTCATTCTGGCTTTTGCCGGTTTCTGGATCATCACCGAATGGTTGCGCAGCTGGGTTTTTAGCGGGTTTATCTGGAACCCGCTGGGCGTGATCGCGGTTGATGCCAGACATGCTTTGAGCGCCCGTTCCATTGGTACTTATGGTTTATCCGGTGTGGTCATTGCGGTTGCAGGATTGGTGGGTTCTGCGATTGGCGGGATCATAACCCTGCAATGGCGGATAATTGTCCGGCGCGCCTTTGATCTCGCGATTATTGCCATTGGCGCTGGAACCTTGGCCTGGATCGGCAGCGGTGATGACCTTCCCAATGAAGGAGAACAGCCTGACATCACGGTCGTTCAACCCAATATTGGACAGCAGGATAAATGGCAGGCCGGTTATGAAGAGCAGAATCTTGCCAAATTGGCAGGACTGACTGTCCGCCCGGAAGAGGAACCTCGAATATTATTCTGGCCCGAGGCGGCCATTCCCGATTATCTCGAAACCGGTTACCCGCGCCGTTATTATTACGGGCGTCCTCCGGAAATGGTAAGAGCGCAGCTAACCGGCCTGATGAAGCCCGGCGATATTCTGGTACTCGGTGCGCTGAAGCTCGAATTTGGTGATACTGGTGCGCCGGATGAAAGGCGAGCCATTGGTGCCCGGAACAGTGTTTTTGCGATGGACGCTGATCAAAATTTGCTTGGCCGCTATGACAAGAGTCATCTGGTTCCCTATGGCGAATATCTTCCGATGCGGCCGTTGCTCTCGGCCATTGGCCTGTCGCGTCTCGCACCAGGCGATTTTGATTTCTGGCCGGGGCCGGGACCGCAATCCTTGGAGGTGGGCCCATTTGGCAAAGCCGGTTTGCAAGTCTGCTACGAAATTATCTTCTCTGGCCAGGTGGTCGACCAGACCAATCGCCCCGACTTTATCTTCAACCCTTCCAATGACGCCTGGTTTGGTGCGTGGGGGCCGCCGCAACATCTCGCACAAGCGCAGCTGCGGGCAATCGAAGAAGGTCTGCCGATCATTCGCTCAACGCCAACCGGCATATCAGCGGTGATCACAAGTAAGGGCAAGATAGTAGAGCATATTCCAATGGGTCAGGCGGGAAGAATTGATACAAAACTTCCCTCCCCGGAAAATCCCACATTGTTCGCGCGCCATGGAAATATATTGCCGCTGGGCCTTGCACTCATTTTGCTGATCTGTGCCATTGCCATCCGGCTTCGTGCCCGCTAA
- the metK gene encoding methionine adenosyltransferase, which yields MRSEFIFTSESVSEGHPDKVSDQISDAIVDLFLSKDPEARVACETLTTTDRVILAGEVRGKGMIDTDGNWAPGAQEEIQTVVRDTVKKIGYEQEGFHWQNLTFENHLHPQSAHIAQGVDESGNKDEGAGDQGIMFGYASDETPDLMPATLQYSHQILKQMAADRHSGKAPFLEPDSKSQVTLRYVNEVPVEATALVVSTQHAPGYYKDSDNPALYEELREYVMGVFHSVLPDGFITDNTVIHVNPTGRFEIGGPDGDAGLTGRKIIVDTYGGASPHGGGAFSGKDPTKVDRSAAYITRYLAKNVVAAGLAKRCAIQLSYAIGVAEPLSINVDLHGTGTVSEEKLEEILPKLVRLTPKGIRTHLGLNKPIYSPTAAYGHFGRKPNGDLFTWEKTDLVDALKAAL from the coding sequence ATGCGCTCAGAATTTATCTTCACATCCGAATCTGTATCCGAAGGACATCCTGATAAAGTTTCAGACCAGATTTCCGACGCGATTGTAGATTTGTTTCTGTCCAAAGACCCAGAAGCACGCGTGGCTTGTGAAACCCTCACGACGACGGACCGGGTCATTCTGGCCGGCGAAGTACGCGGCAAAGGCATGATCGATACCGATGGCAATTGGGCCCCCGGGGCGCAGGAAGAAATCCAGACGGTTGTTCGCGATACGGTCAAGAAAATTGGTTATGAGCAAGAAGGTTTTCACTGGCAGAACCTGACCTTTGAAAATCACCTTCACCCGCAGTCCGCGCATATCGCGCAGGGTGTCGATGAAAGCGGCAACAAGGATGAAGGTGCCGGTGACCAGGGCATCATGTTCGGCTATGCCAGCGATGAAACACCGGATCTTATGCCGGCAACGCTGCAATATTCCCACCAGATTTTGAAACAGATGGCAGCCGATCGTCACAGCGGAAAAGCACCGTTTCTGGAGCCCGACAGCAAGAGCCAGGTAACACTGCGCTACGTTAATGAAGTGCCGGTGGAAGCGACCGCACTAGTCGTTTCGACACAACATGCGCCTGGCTATTACAAGGACAGTGACAATCCAGCGCTTTATGAAGAGCTGCGCGAATATGTCATGGGTGTGTTTCATTCGGTGCTGCCAGATGGTTTTATCACCGACAATACCGTCATTCACGTAAACCCTACCGGACGCTTTGAAATTGGCGGCCCGGATGGTGACGCAGGCCTCACAGGGCGTAAGATCATTGTGGATACTTATGGCGGTGCAAGCCCGCATGGCGGCGGTGCATTCTCTGGCAAAGACCCGACCAAAGTCGACCGGTCTGCTGCCTATATCACACGCTATCTGGCGAAGAATGTTGTCGCTGCCGGTCTGGCCAAGCGCTGTGCGATTCAGCTGTCTTACGCGATCGGTGTGGCAGAGCCGCTTTCGATCAACGTCGACCTACACGGCACCGGAACGGTGAGCGAAGAAAAGCTTGAGGAAATCCTGCCAAAACTGGTCCGCTTGACGCCCAAAGGCATCCGGACGCATCTCGGTCTCAACAAGCCAATCTATAGTCCGACGGCTGCTTATGGACATTTCGGACGCAAGCCCAATGGTGATCTGTTCACATGGGAAAAGACCGACCTGGTGGATGCTCTAAAAGCGGCTTTGTAA
- the trmB gene encoding tRNA (guanine(46)-N(7))-methyltransferase TrmB, producing the protein MTSKQNQDPTTIRQLYGRRQGHALREGQVELVEKLLPQISVPTEGPVSSASLFGDNRPLHFEIGFGAGEHMAARADMLPDHGFIGCEPYLNGVVGALQHIREGVLPNIRLHMGNALDVLERIPDGTLSFVYLLHPDPWPKARHAKRRFMNHGPVDMIAAKLKPGGEFRFGTDHPVYLEWAMMIMNQRNEFNWLCDSPKNWMIRPGGWPETRYEAKARRQGHEVWYFRYQRR; encoded by the coding sequence ATGACGAGCAAACAGAATCAAGACCCGACCACTATCCGCCAGCTTTATGGCCGCAGGCAAGGCCATGCCCTGCGCGAAGGACAGGTGGAACTGGTCGAGAAACTGTTGCCGCAGATCAGCGTGCCGACAGAGGGACCGGTATCTTCTGCATCGCTATTTGGCGACAATCGGCCACTGCATTTTGAAATTGGCTTTGGCGCGGGCGAGCATATGGCGGCGCGGGCGGACATGTTGCCCGATCACGGCTTCATTGGCTGTGAGCCCTATTTGAACGGGGTGGTCGGAGCATTACAGCATATCCGTGAAGGGGTCCTGCCCAATATTCGCTTGCATATGGGCAATGCGCTGGACGTGCTGGAACGCATACCCGATGGGACCTTGAGCTTTGTCTATTTGCTGCACCCCGACCCTTGGCCCAAGGCGCGTCACGCAAAACGGCGGTTTATGAACCACGGTCCGGTTGACATGATTGCGGCCAAACTAAAGCCCGGTGGTGAATTCCGGTTCGGCACCGATCATCCGGTCTATCTGGAATGGGCGATGATGATCATGAATCAACGCAATGAGTTTAACTGGCTTTGCGATAGCCCAAAAAACTGGATGATCCGTCCGGGAGGCTGGCCGGAAACACGTTATGAGGCCAAAGCCCGCCGACAAGGGCATGAAGTCTGGTATTTCCGCTACCAACGCAGATGA
- a CDS encoding metal-dependent hydrolase encodes MGGISPDTDVADAQPAIAGSATPADLNIQSRNRHFANAAMERRRWVGGDPYATAFFNALSITFPKGETFFMKVLKQYRDEVPEKLAREIRGFVQQEAVHSREHLFFNKHIEDSDFDTSRLEQTLTDVIDNIASMPLIMQLVATTCLEHLTAIMAAEFIANPKHFHDADEEQRKMWLWHASEEVEHKGVAYDTWLHATRDWSRARRWATKSVFMVRISMGFAKNRTKGIFDLLRQDGISGPRAWFGFLHYALVSPAPFRRTLLPWFQFFLPGFHPWNKDDRDLIQLAESEYEAAIMDQPDQDDTIATLGERKVKKRLNKVA; translated from the coding sequence ATGGGCGGCATTTCACCAGATACTGACGTGGCAGACGCCCAGCCCGCAATAGCGGGCAGCGCAACCCCGGCTGATTTGAATATTCAATCCCGCAACCGGCACTTTGCCAATGCGGCAATGGAGCGCCGGCGCTGGGTTGGCGGCGACCCCTATGCGACAGCCTTTTTCAACGCGCTGTCGATTACCTTTCCAAAGGGCGAAACCTTCTTCATGAAGGTCCTCAAGCAATATCGCGACGAAGTGCCGGAAAAACTGGCGCGGGAAATTCGCGGCTTTGTGCAACAAGAAGCGGTCCACAGCCGTGAGCATCTGTTTTTCAACAAGCATATCGAAGATTCTGACTTTGATACTTCCCGTCTGGAACAGACGCTGACCGACGTCATCGACAATATCGCCAGCATGCCGCTTATCATGCAGCTGGTAGCGACCACTTGCCTGGAACATCTGACTGCCATCATGGCTGCCGAATTTATCGCCAATCCCAAGCATTTTCATGATGCCGACGAAGAGCAGCGCAAAATGTGGCTTTGGCATGCATCCGAAGAGGTTGAGCATAAGGGTGTCGCTTATGATACCTGGCTGCACGCCACTAGGGATTGGAGCCGGGCAAGACGCTGGGCCACCAAATCCGTGTTCATGGTTCGCATTTCAATGGGCTTTGCCAAAAACCGCACCAAAGGCATTTTTGACCTGTTGCGGCAGGATGGTATTTCCGGTCCACGTGCCTGGTTTGGTTTCTTGCACTATGCCTTGGTCAGTCCAGCGCCATTTCGGCGGACCTTATTGCCATGGTTTCAATTTTTCCTGCCCGGCTTTCATCCCTGGAACAAGGATGATCGCGACCTGATCCAGCTGGCTGAAAGCGAGTATGAAGCCGCGATCATGGACCAACCGGATCAGGACGATACCATTGCCACCTTGGGCGAGCGTAAGGTCAAGAAACGTCTCAATAAAGTTGCATAG
- a CDS encoding GNAT family N-acetyltransferase yields the protein MFARTPRLLLRPGWPEDADALYKAINDEAIVRNLASAPWPYNRDDADQFLSLPYNPKSPRWLIYRRTAGAPCLVGTCGIDQMADGSIELGYWIGRDHWGLGYATEAGRAALETAKALGYREIVASHFVDNPASGNVLTKLGFRRTGRTEPRFSKGRNRSVAAVEFQLSLEGDMESDVMRPLAA from the coding sequence ATGTTTGCTAGAACGCCAAGATTATTGCTCAGACCCGGTTGGCCCGAGGATGCTGACGCACTGTACAAAGCAATTAATGACGAGGCGATTGTCCGCAACTTGGCCAGTGCCCCGTGGCCCTATAACCGGGATGATGCTGACCAGTTCCTGTCGCTTCCCTACAACCCCAAAAGCCCACGCTGGCTGATATACCGGCGAACGGCTGGCGCGCCTTGCCTGGTTGGCACTTGCGGTATCGACCAGATGGCCGATGGCAGTATCGAACTGGGCTACTGGATTGGCCGGGACCACTGGGGTCTGGGCTATGCTACCGAAGCAGGTCGCGCTGCGCTGGAGACAGCAAAGGCCCTTGGATATCGCGAAATAGTGGCAAGCCATTTCGTCGATAATCCGGCGTCGGGTAATGTCCTGACCAAACTTGGCTTTCGCCGGACGGGCCGGACCGAACCTCGGTTTAGCAAAGGGCGTAATCGCTCGGTTGCAGCGGTTGAATTTCAGCTGTCCCTGGAAGGCGATATGGAAAGCGATGTCATGCGACCGCTCGCCGCGTAA
- the rpmA gene encoding 50S ribosomal protein L27: protein MAHKKAGGSSRNGRDSEGRRLGVKKYGSEAVVAGNIIIRQRGTKTHPGRNVGMGKDHTLFALIDGKVEFHKGKLGRKYVSVDAMAEAAE, encoded by the coding sequence ATGGCACATAAGAAAGCAGGCGGTTCCTCGCGTAACGGCCGTGATTCAGAAGGCCGCCGTTTAGGCGTCAAAAAATATGGCAGCGAAGCGGTTGTGGCCGGCAATATTATTATTCGCCAGCGCGGCACAAAGACCCATCCGGGTCGCAATGTCGGTATGGGCAAGGACCACACCCTATTTGCGCTCATTGATGGCAAAGTGGAATTCCACAAGGGCAAGCTCGGCCGCAAATATGTGTCTGTCGACGCCATGGCGGAAGCCGCCGAATAA
- the rplU gene encoding 50S ribosomal protein L21 yields MFAIVRTGGKQYRVAAGDIIAVEKLAGEAGDSVTLDDVLLAGDGGDMKDVKGLTVAAEIVAQEKGEKVIIFKKRRRHNYRRKNGHRQQHTVLKINAIGAAKAAKKAAPKKEAAKPADAKPAAEKKAAPAKKAAPAKKAAAKAPAKKAAPKKAAAKTEAKPAAAKKAPAKKPAAKKPAAKKKD; encoded by the coding sequence ATGTTCGCTATAGTGCGCACCGGCGGTAAACAATATCGTGTTGCCGCAGGAGATATAATCGCAGTCGAAAAACTTGCTGGTGAAGCAGGTGATTCGGTAACCCTTGATGACGTTTTGCTGGCTGGTGACGGCGGCGATATGAAGGACGTCAAAGGTTTGACCGTGGCTGCTGAAATTGTTGCACAGGAAAAAGGCGAGAAGGTTATCATCTTCAAGAAGCGCCGCCGGCACAATTATCGCCGCAAAAACGGCCATCGTCAGCAGCACACCGTGCTGAAGATCAATGCCATCGGTGCTGCCAAAGCTGCCAAGAAGGCTGCTCCTAAAAAGGAAGCTGCTAAACCTGCGGATGCGAAACCAGCTGCTGAAAAGAAAGCTGCGCCTGCTAAAAAGGCCGCTCCGGCCAAGAAAGCTGCAGCGAAGGCACCAGCGAAAAAAGCAGCGCCTAAAAAAGCCGCGGCCAAGACCGAAGCAAAACCAGCTGCAGCCAAGAAGGCTCCAGCCAAAAAGCCAGCTGCTAAAAAGCCAGCTGCGAAGAAGAAGGACTAA
- a CDS encoding gamma carbonic anhydrase family protein, with protein MTDPLILPFNGKTPKIHETAFIAPGCKIIGDVEIGPESSIWYNCVIRADVNYIKIGARSNIQDGTTIHCDSATPATPNGHPTIIGDDVLVGHMVMLHGATLEDRAFVGLSTTVMDGCVIEGDAMLAAGATLTPNKRIPTGQLWAGSPAKYMRDLPEPAIAGMRMGVAHYVENAKVHKAAVEAAQK; from the coding sequence ATGACCGACCCTCTTATCCTGCCTTTTAATGGCAAAACGCCCAAAATTCATGAAACAGCATTTATCGCCCCGGGCTGCAAAATTATCGGCGATGTGGAAATCGGGCCAGAATCCAGCATCTGGTATAATTGCGTGATCCGCGCGGACGTCAATTACATCAAAATTGGCGCACGCAGCAATATTCAGGATGGTACCACCATTCACTGTGACAGTGCCACACCAGCGACACCCAACGGCCATCCGACAATTATCGGGGATGATGTGCTGGTCGGCCATATGGTCATGCTGCATGGTGCGACACTCGAAGACCGGGCTTTTGTAGGTCTGAGCACGACTGTCATGGATGGCTGCGTCATAGAAGGCGATGCAATGTTAGCGGCGGGCGCAACCTTGACGCCCAATAAGAGAATCCCGACAGGACAGCTTTGGGCTGGCTCACCGGCAAAATATATGCGCGATCTGCCCGAACCGGCAATTGCAGGCATGCGGATGGGCGTTGCGCATTATGTCGAAAATGCCAAAGTCCACAAAGCCGCCGTAGAGGCTGCCCAAAAATAG
- a CDS encoding GNAT family N-acetyltransferase: protein MSDIIAETERLRLRNWRDEDIDPFMQYLNTPKVTRWLGGVQSLEKFLEAVERIRGYDRDFGHTFWIVERKSDNALLGFCGLKRVNAPQPKLTGAYEIGWRLREDVWGQGYAREAATAAMDLAFKHHKAPFVVALTVQGNEPSLGLMKRLGMTHKPELDFHDPNYGEELNPTIVYRIEAKDWKTDA, encoded by the coding sequence ATGAGTGACATTATCGCGGAAACTGAACGATTGCGTCTGCGCAATTGGCGAGACGAGGATATTGACCCGTTCATGCAATATCTCAACACGCCCAAGGTTACGCGTTGGCTTGGCGGCGTACAATCACTTGAAAAATTCCTTGAAGCGGTTGAACGGATCAGAGGCTATGACCGTGATTTCGGCCACACCTTTTGGATTGTGGAGAGAAAATCAGACAATGCTCTGCTCGGCTTTTGCGGATTGAAGCGCGTTAATGCGCCGCAACCCAAACTGACCGGCGCTTATGAAATAGGCTGGCGGCTGCGCGAAGATGTCTGGGGGCAAGGCTATGCAAGAGAAGCCGCTACCGCCGCCATGGACCTTGCGTTCAAACACCACAAAGCGCCTTTCGTTGTGGCATTGACCGTTCAGGGTAATGAACCCTCGCTGGGTCTGATGAAAAGGCTGGGCATGACGCACAAGCCTGAACTGGATTTTCATGATCCCAATTATGGGGAAGAGCTGAACCCGACCATTGTCTACCGAATCGAAGCCAAAGACTGGAAAACCGACGCATGA
- the hemB gene encoding porphobilinogen synthase, with amino-acid sequence MTQDPAFPRTRLRRTRASAWSRAMVRENLLTPADLIWPLFIADGSNVEEPVTSLPGVSRWSVDLIVERAKEARDLGIPCIALFPNTPSNKRSDDGAEALNVDNLMCRATKAIKDALGDDIGVLTDVALDPYTTHGQDGLIDASGYVENDRTLDMLTKQALNQANAGADIIAPSDMMDGRIGAIRDTLELAHHHNVQIMSYAAKYASAFYGPFRDAVGSSGTLKGDKKSYQMDAANSDEAMREIAMDIAEGADSVMVKPGLAYLDIIYRAKNEFNVPVFAYQVSGEYALVAAGAAAGIGDRDALMMEKLVAFKRAGCSGILTYFAADAARLLHE; translated from the coding sequence ATGACCCAAGATCCTGCCTTCCCCCGCACCCGACTGCGCCGCACGCGTGCTTCCGCTTGGAGCCGCGCTATGGTTCGTGAGAATTTATTGACGCCGGCTGATCTCATCTGGCCGTTGTTTATTGCGGATGGGAGCAACGTCGAGGAGCCAGTTACCTCACTACCGGGCGTATCGCGATGGTCAGTAGACTTGATTGTTGAGCGCGCAAAGGAGGCGCGTGATCTAGGCATACCCTGTATTGCCCTGTTTCCCAACACGCCATCCAACAAACGCAGCGATGACGGCGCAGAAGCGCTAAATGTCGACAATCTTATGTGCCGTGCAACCAAGGCGATAAAAGATGCACTGGGCGATGATATTGGCGTGCTCACCGATGTCGCGCTCGACCCCTATACTACTCACGGGCAAGACGGTTTGATCGATGCAAGTGGTTATGTCGAGAATGACCGGACGCTTGATATGTTGACCAAACAAGCGTTGAATCAGGCCAATGCCGGGGCCGATATTATCGCACCATCCGATATGATGGATGGGCGGATCGGCGCTATTCGTGATACGCTGGAATTGGCGCACCATCACAATGTTCAAATCATGTCCTACGCTGCCAAATATGCAAGCGCCTTTTATGGCCCTTTCCGCGATGCCGTAGGATCTAGCGGTACCCTGAAAGGTGACAAGAAAAGCTATCAAATGGATGCTGCCAATAGCGATGAGGCCATGCGCGAAATTGCCATGGATATTGCTGAAGGTGCAGATAGCGTGATGGTCAAACCGGGCCTCGCCTATCTCGACATTATTTACCGCGCCAAGAACGAATTCAACGTGCCGGTTTTCGCCTATCAAGTATCAGGAGAATACGCACTGGTTGCCGCGGGCGCCGCCGCTGGCATTGGCGATCGCGATGCCTTGATGATGGAAAAGCTTGTTGCTTTTAAACGCGCTGGTTGTTCCGGCATATTGACCTATTTCGCCGCCGATGCGGCCCGGCTGCTTCATGAGTGA
- a CDS encoding M23 family metallopeptidase, which yields MHLYKSIDMLADQGNGAAAIAADPPASPFAMPEVFASLSEDWREKLAQTDWVPDLGRDIGSFTWFRGLATLVLLCGVAISCLPDFGPISGHQTAALTGFRADQARSQMIAPLAYGSDTGVRMAATDAVRPLAQSPERPSIELVATLGRGDSLRRVLQRAGVANAEAREVTDLVAGAVTLDEIKPGTKIDVTLGRRPAKNQPRPLDQLAFRARFDLNLEVLRNGDKLALNRKPILVDDTPLRIKGVVGSSLYRSARAAGAPADAVQKYLQVIGKKMSVSRDIRSTDEFDIILGYRRAETGEVEVGDLLYAGIERDGKAKAQMLKWASGGRSNWFEASGVGQSRGELVRPTRGRKTSGYGMRRHPILRYKRMHSGIDFGGGYGAPIYAVTDGKVSFAGRKGGYGKFVKIRHNGGLGSGYAHMSRIAVRNGARVRQGQIIGYIGSTGLSTGPHLHYELYRNGRAINPNSVKFIERAKLAGKELRRFKSELQRLQQVKPGAALGTLKSASSTTEKQREISRLGKKSIS from the coding sequence GTGCATTTGTACAAAAGTATCGACATGCTTGCCGATCAGGGAAATGGAGCTGCCGCTATTGCAGCAGACCCGCCCGCGTCGCCATTTGCCATGCCGGAAGTCTTTGCCAGCCTATCTGAGGATTGGCGCGAAAAACTTGCACAAACCGACTGGGTACCTGATCTCGGCCGCGACATCGGCAGTTTCACTTGGTTTCGCGGTCTTGCAACACTGGTTCTGCTGTGCGGCGTTGCCATTTCCTGCTTACCCGACTTTGGTCCAATTAGCGGACATCAAACTGCGGCACTTACCGGCTTTCGGGCTGATCAAGCCCGTTCACAAATGATTGCTCCATTGGCCTACGGCTCCGATACCGGAGTTAGAATGGCAGCGACTGATGCAGTACGTCCGCTTGCACAAAGCCCTGAACGCCCCTCGATTGAACTGGTCGCCACCTTGGGTCGCGGCGACAGCCTTCGCCGGGTTTTGCAGCGCGCCGGGGTTGCCAATGCGGAAGCGCGAGAAGTCACCGATCTGGTTGCTGGCGCTGTGACCTTGGATGAAATCAAACCGGGCACGAAGATTGATGTAACTCTTGGTCGTCGCCCTGCCAAGAACCAGCCGCGTCCACTCGACCAACTCGCCTTTCGAGCCCGTTTTGATTTGAATCTCGAAGTTTTGCGCAATGGTGACAAACTTGCACTTAATCGCAAGCCAATCCTTGTTGATGATACGCCTCTTCGGATCAAAGGCGTTGTCGGCTCCAGCCTCTATCGCTCTGCGCGTGCGGCTGGGGCACCGGCTGACGCAGTACAAAAATATCTGCAGGTCATTGGCAAGAAAATGTCGGTATCACGGGACATCCGTTCCACCGATGAATTTGACATAATCCTTGGCTATCGCCGCGCCGAAACCGGTGAAGTCGAAGTCGGTGACTTGCTCTATGCCGGTATAGAGCGCGATGGCAAAGCCAAGGCACAGATGTTGAAATGGGCCAGTGGCGGGCGTTCCAACTGGTTTGAGGCATCCGGTGTCGGTCAATCTCGCGGCGAACTGGTTCGGCCAACACGCGGCAGAAAAACCTCTGGCTATGGTATGCGTCGTCATCCGATTTTGCGTTATAAAAGAATGCATAGCGGCATCGACTTTGGCGGTGGCTATGGTGCCCCGATATATGCCGTGACTGACGGCAAGGTTTCGTTTGCTGGGCGTAAAGGTGGCTATGGCAAGTTCGTCAAAATCAGACATAATGGCGGGTTGGGATCGGGCTATGCACATATGAGCCGTATCGCCGTTCGCAATGGCGCGCGTGTTCGGCAGGGACAGATTATCGGGTATATCGGGTCTACCGGCCTATCGACAGGCCCACATCTGCATTATGAGCTTTACCGCAATGGCCGGGCAATCAATCCGAATTCCGTGAAATTTATCGAACGGGCAAAACTCGCCGGAAAAGAGCTGAGACGGTTCAAAAGCGAATTGCAACGCCTGCAACAAGTGAAGCCTGGCGCGGCGCTTGGTACTTTGAAAAGCGCTTCAAGCACCACGGAAAAGCAGCGTGAAATCAGCCGACTGGGCAAGAAGTCGATCAGCTAA